From Mucilaginibacter rubeus, a single genomic window includes:
- a CDS encoding metallophosphoesterase, giving the protein MKRRDFVKNTALSAIGASLIAPLGALAADRVTHLTSEELTLLPAIKDDYSLHFMALGDWGRNGEYDQLEVGKQMGLWGAAHPNDFVVSVGDNFYPKGVISEFDPLWHYSFENIYTAHSLQCDWYPVFGNHDYHSDVDAQIRYSKISRRWNMPARYYYKEISLNKAKNKEDEVVKKEPKENKQQAKAKALLIFIDTDPFLHEAQAQYVEKQMQWLNETLANVSEDVKWKIVIGHHPCYSVGPRIDNYDTVTMRKALTKTFEEHKVDVYLSGHEHSLQHLKPEGFTHQFISGAGSELTKVTAGVPYSRFQASEHGFMYFAVDEKRLNVRAINYQGEVLYQTELTK; this is encoded by the coding sequence ATGAAAAGAAGAGATTTTGTAAAAAATACTGCACTATCGGCAATAGGAGCTTCGCTTATTGCGCCTTTGGGCGCCCTTGCAGCAGACAGGGTAACTCATTTAACAAGTGAGGAACTTACATTACTGCCTGCAATTAAAGATGATTACTCCCTGCATTTTATGGCACTGGGCGATTGGGGCCGTAATGGCGAATACGATCAGCTGGAAGTGGGTAAACAGATGGGCCTTTGGGGAGCGGCGCATCCAAATGATTTTGTAGTTTCTGTTGGGGATAATTTTTATCCCAAAGGTGTTATCAGCGAATTTGACCCCTTATGGCATTATTCGTTCGAGAATATTTATACCGCGCATTCACTGCAATGCGATTGGTACCCGGTTTTTGGAAATCACGATTATCATTCGGATGTTGACGCCCAGATCAGGTACAGTAAAATAAGCCGCCGCTGGAATATGCCGGCGCGGTATTACTACAAAGAGATCAGCCTGAATAAAGCTAAAAACAAAGAGGACGAGGTGGTTAAAAAAGAACCAAAAGAGAATAAGCAGCAGGCAAAAGCTAAAGCTCTTTTAATATTTATTGATACAGATCCTTTTTTACATGAAGCGCAGGCCCAGTATGTTGAAAAGCAAATGCAATGGCTTAATGAAACACTGGCGAATGTATCTGAAGATGTGAAATGGAAAATCGTGATTGGTCATCATCCTTGTTATTCTGTAGGGCCCCGTATCGACAACTACGATACGGTGACGATGAGAAAAGCATTGACCAAAACTTTTGAAGAGCATAAAGTTGATGTTTACCTTTCGGGGCATGAGCATTCTTTGCAACACCTGAAACCTGAAGGTTTTACCCATCAGTTTATTTCAGGCGCAGGTTCTGAACTCACAAAAGTTACAGCAGGTGTTCCCTATAGCCGTTTCCAGGCATCAGAGCATGGCTTTATGTATTTTGCTGTAGATGAGAAACGATTGAACGTAAGGGCGATAAATTACCAGGGAGAGGTGCTTTACCAAACCGAGCTTACTAAATAG